One window from the genome of Cucumis melo cultivar AY chromosome 10, USDA_Cmelo_AY_1.0, whole genome shotgun sequence encodes:
- the LOC103496710 gene encoding uncharacterized protein LOC103496710 gives MAPSSFPDVYSWIQNLPPLSQWKTTSISTPICSSSSTNSSLNVVAAKSLHSPTITLSVIADFSLPISLWTSEPLKTNTKSSNLLDDQESISSLLLNCVRDVLHYGSNQQNYFNLSFPKLNITFTSKEIFNLIFLTLIFLICIYEAPTSLRLDGLTTVKYHLANCWSRQTSKVFMKLLGSNLEEQWMRSINLAITNWILELKANCCTLKTPSPLFSYSYSTHGLWKVQLYCPVIAMDHIENSSSPSTDERLQFSLNYHQLEGVLQFNYKAEVHEKWINLRVHVDNIRCSIIQLVNDTLMSKRGVGRSEKHFPSRISLQITPNIQTNIISVSVSKSSDNPRIEVGTEKSLEAGFEGQNPYPGIKLAVGETATASLKPWKFEQMVYGNTGILNWYLHDSSDGKEVALRKPSRFALINPRAWFRDRYTSAFRPFNKQGGVIFAGDEYGDGICWKIEREAREKTMEWEIRGWIWLTYWPNKHKTFYTETRRLELKEVLHFSIP, from the exons ATGGCTCCTAGTAGCTTTCCTGATGTTTATTCTTGGATACAGAACCTGCCACCACTTTCTCAGTGGAAAACAACTTCCATCTCAACGCCCATATGCTCTTCAAGCTCGACAAACTCCTCTCTCAATGTTGTAGCAGCCAAGAGCCTTCATTCCCCAACCATCACTTTATCAGTTATTGCAGATTTCAGCCTTCCTATCTCTCTCTGGACTTCAGAACCTTTGAAGACCAACACCAAATCCTCAAATTTGTTAGATGACCAAGAAAGCATATCCAGTCTCTTACTTAATTGCGTTCGTGATGTTCTTCATTATGGCTCAAAccaacaaaattattttaacttgAGTTTCCCCAAACTCAACATTACTTTCACCTCAAAAGAAATTTTCAATCTCATATTTCTTACCCTCATATTCCTCATCTGCATTTATGAAGCTCCAACCAGTCTACGTTTGGATGGTCTTACAACTGTCAAATACCATTTAGCAAATTGCTGGTCAAGACAGACATCAAAGGTGTTTATGAAACTGTTGGGGTCTAACCTTGAAGAGCAATGGATGAGATCCATAAATCTTGCAATCACCAACTGGATATTGGAGCTCAAGGCCAACTGCTGCACCCTCAAAACACCCTCACCTTTGTTCTCTTATTCATATTCAACACATGGGTTATGGAAAGTTCAACTCTATTGCCCTGTCATTGCAATGGATCATATCGAGAACTCAAGCAGTCCTTCAACTGATGAAAGATTGCAATTTTCTCTAAATTATCACCAGCTAGAAGGGGTTCTGCAGTTCAATTACAAGGCTGAGGTTCATGAGAAGTGGATAAATCTGAGGGTTCACGTCGACAACATAAG GTGCAGTATCATCCAACTCGTGAACGACACACTCATGTCAAAACGAGGAGTCGGAAGATCCGAAAAGCATTTCCCATCGAGAATCTCACTACAAATAACTCCAAATATACAAACAAACATAATAAGTGTCTCAGTAAGTAAATCATCAGACAACCCAAGAATCGAAGTCGGAACTGAAAAATCCCTAGAAGCCGGATTCGAAGGCCAAAACCCTTACCCAGGCATAAAATTAGCAGTCGGAGAAACCGCAACAGCGAGCTTGAAGCCATGGAAGTTCGAGCAAATGGTGTACGGAAACACTGGAATCCTGAACTGGTACCTTCACGACAGTTCGGACGGGAAAGAGGTGGCGTTGAGGAAACCGTCAAGATTTGCACTGATAAACCCTAGAGCTTGGTTCCGAGACCGATACACGAGCGCTTTCCGGCCATTCAACAAACAGGGAGGAGTGATATTCGCCGGAGATGAGTATGGAGATGGGATTTGTTGGAAGATTGAGAGAGAAGCGAGAGAGAAAACCATGGAATGGGAGATTAGAGGTTGGATTTGGTTAACGTATTGGCCAAACAAACACAAGACGTTTTACACTGAAACAAGGAGGTTGGAGTTAAAGGAGgttctccatttttcaattccgtga
- the LOC103496708 gene encoding uncharacterized protein LOC103496708 produces MASCSFPDVYSWIQNLPPLSQWKTTSISTSICSSSTTNSSLIIVAAKNIHSPTITFSVTADLNFPISLWTSKPLTVDTLSSSLLNKECMSSLLLNCVHDVLYYGSNQRQNSSHNFPKLDITSNSKEIFNLAFLTLIFLICIYEAPIDLRSNCLMALKYHLANSTSRQISKVLMKLLGSTLEQQWVRSLNLALTNWISELKASGRTLKTPSPMFSYSFSTYGLWKVQLYCPIIAMDNIENSSNPSSDERLQFSLNYHQLEGVLQFNYKAVVREKWIDMRVHVDNIRCDIVRLVNETLLSERGVGGSEKHFPSRISLQLTPTFHTNIMSVSVSKSSSNPHIEIGTEKTFEAGFESAPYPGLKLAVGETVTVSLKPWKFEQLVHGNAATLNWYLHDSSDGKEVASTKPSKLALINPKAWFRDRYSSATRPFNRQGGVIFAGDEYGDSVWWKIDGTARGKTMEWEIRGWIWVTYWPNKHKTFYTETKRLEFKEILQLSIP; encoded by the exons ATGGCCTCTTGTAGCTTTCCTGATGTTTATTCCTGGATACAGAACCTACCACCACTTTCTCAATGGAAAACTACATCCATTTCTACATCCATATGCTCTTCATCCACAACCAATTCCTCTCTCATAATCGTTGCTGCAAAGAACATTCATTCCCCAACCATTACTTTCTCGGTTACTGCAGATCTCAACTTTCCTATCTCCCTTTGGACATCAAAACCCTTGACAGTCGACACCCTATCCTCGAGTTTATTAAACAAAGAATGTATGTCAAGTCTCTTGCTTAATTGTGTTCATGATGTTCTTTATTATGGCTCAAACCAGAGACAAAATTCTAGCCATAACTTTCCTAAACTCGACATCACTTCTAACTCAAAAGAAATCTTCAATCTCGCATTTCTTACCCTCATATTCCTAATCTGCATCTACGAAGCTCCAATAGATCTCCGTTCAAATTGTCTTATGGCTCTCAAGTATCATTTGGCAAATTCCACGTCAAGGCAGATATCAAAGGTGCTTATGAAATTGTTGGGCTCTACTTTAGAACAACAATGGGTGAGATCCTTAAACCTTGCACTCACCAACTGGATATCGGAGCTCAAGGCCAGTGGTCGTACTTTAAAAACACCCTCACCTATGTTTTCttattcattttcaacataCGGACTGTGGAAAGTTCAACTATATTGTCCTATCATTGCAATGGATAATATTGAGAACTCCAGCAATCCTTCAAGTGATGAAAGATTGCAGTTCTCTTTAAATTATCACCAGCTAGAAGGGGTTTTACAGTTCAATTACAAGGCTGTGGTTAGAGAAAAGTGGATTGATATGAGGGTGCACGTTGATAACATCAG GTGTGACATCGTCCGGCTTGTGAATGAGACTCTCTTATCTGAGCGAGGAGTTGGTGGATCAGAAAAACATTTTCCATCACGAATTTCACTACAACTCACTCCAACTTTCCACACGAACATAATGAGTGTGTCAGTAAGCAAGTCCTCAAGTAACCCCCATATCGAGATCGGAACTGAAAAAACCTTTGAGGCTGGTTTTGAATCTGCACCATACCCAGGCCTCAAATTAGCAGTAGGGGAGACTGTAACAGTGAGCTTGAAGCCATGGAAATTTGAGCAGTTAGTTCATGGTAATGCTGCAACCCTTAATTGGTACCTCCACGACAGTTCGGATGGAAAAGAGGTGGCCTCCACCAAGCCATCAAAACTTGCACTCATAAACCCTAAAGCTTGGTTTCGAGACCGTTACTCAAGCGCTACAAGACCTTTCAACAGACAGGGAGGGGTCATATTCGCAGGAGATGAGTATGGAGACAGTGTGTGGTGGAAGATTGACGGAACGGCAAGAGGGAAAACTATGGAGTGGGAAATTAGAGGTTGGATCTGGGTAACGTATTGGCCAAACAAACACAAGACATTTTACACCGAAACCAAGAGGCTGGAATTCAAAGAGATTCTCCAGCTTTCAATTCCTTAG